In a genomic window of Hemitrygon akajei unplaced genomic scaffold, sHemAka1.3 Scf000092, whole genome shotgun sequence:
- the LOC140722870 gene encoding N-acetyllactosaminide beta-1,3-N-acetylglucosaminyltransferase 3-like gives MGGRRRFNEKVVLGVLITLGLFFMFWDNDQRRETDDVAETVHRKDLPKVVTADATESVLKPKCHANRTLLHLSSFHQEKEHIKNFLMYKHCREFNMIQNVPDKCGGREGSQNVFLLLVIKSDPFNQDRREMWISEFCPSAKFIFNGDDDVFANTDNMVDYLLGMKVHQHLFVGHLVYGFGPNRQKSSKYYVPEIVTTIKSYPPYVSGAGILMSVYTAHIIYHIAQDLELYPIDDVFLGMCLAKAGLAPHSHSGFRTAGIRVPSTQDDSFNPCYYRELLLVHRFRPFELLLMWDAVHDANLNCAHASQKSASTKRTA, from the exons ATGGGAGGACGTCGGCGATTCAATGAGAAAGTAGTGCTGGGTGTTTTGATTACTCTGGGATTGTTCTTCATGTTCTGGGATAATGACCAACGTCGAGAGACTGATGATGTTGCAGAAACTGTTCATCGCAAAGACCTGCCCAAGGTTGTTACTGCTGATGCAACTGAATCAGTGCTCAAGCCAAAGTGCCACGCGAACAGGACATTGCTGCACCTGTCCTCATTTCATCAAGAGAAAGAGCACATAAAAAACTTCTTGATGTATAAACACTGTCGAGAATTTAACATGATTCAAAACGTCCCAGACAAATGTGGTGGTCGAGAAGGATCTCAGAATGTCTTCCTGCTCCTGGTGATCAAATCTGACCCTTTCAACCAGGATCGGCGGGAAATG tggatCAGTGAATTTTGCCCCAGTGCTAAATTCATCTTCAATGGAGATGATGATGTCTTTGCCAACACCGATAACATGGTTGATTACTTGCTAGGCATGAAGGTTCACCAACACCTATTTGTGGGCCATCTCGTTTATGGGTTTGGGCCCAATCGCCAGAAGTCGAGCAAGTATTATGTGCCAGAAATAGTGACCACCATCAAGTCGTACCCACCATATGTTAGTGGAGCGGGCATACTTATGTCTGTGTATACAGCTCACATCATTTACCACATAGCCCAAGACCTTGAACTataccccattgatgatgtatttTTGGGGATGTGTCTGGCCAAGGCTGGACTAGCCCCACATTCCCATAGCGGATTCAGGACAGCTGGAATCAGGGTTCCTTCAACCCAAGATGACTCTTTCAATCCTTGCTATTACCGTGAGTTGCTGCTAGTGCACCGTTTTCGGCCTTTCGAACTGCTATTGATGTGGGATGCGGTGCATGATGCTAATCTGAATTGTGCTCATGCTTCCCAGAAGTCTGCATCCACGAAAAGGACCGCATGA